One segment of Natronosalvus halobius DNA contains the following:
- a CDS encoding YqjF family protein yields MTEQRILHPDSATVETEPSSLPWLPHPFSMVWRDGAFLHWPVDPDRLRPHVPDRFDLETVEGRAWLTIVPFVLARAGVRDTPSAMRVTRPELNLRTYVRYRDVSGLYFFSIDIDGPWLAFLARRGLDVPCFDARQRVDGTDGRVTFSSERDDPSGGPARFDAEYRPVAPPTRARPDSLTHWLTERRRMLVPYGDRTLVAEIAHEPWSLAPVEITIRENDLFEAADVPTPAGDPLAHYCERLEITGSIPRFL; encoded by the coding sequence ATGACCGAACAGCGAATCCTTCACCCCGATTCGGCGACCGTCGAGACGGAGCCGTCGTCCCTCCCCTGGCTGCCACACCCCTTCTCGATGGTGTGGCGCGACGGAGCCTTCCTCCACTGGCCCGTCGACCCGGATCGCCTCCGGCCGCACGTTCCCGATCGGTTCGACCTCGAGACCGTCGAGGGTCGAGCCTGGCTCACGATCGTCCCGTTCGTCCTCGCTCGGGCGGGCGTTCGAGACACGCCGAGCGCGATGCGCGTCACGCGTCCCGAACTCAACCTCCGGACCTACGTTCGCTACCGGGACGTCTCCGGGCTGTACTTCTTCAGCATCGACATCGACGGCCCGTGGCTGGCGTTCCTCGCTCGCAGGGGACTCGACGTCCCCTGTTTCGACGCTCGCCAGCGCGTCGACGGCACCGACGGTCGGGTCACGTTCTCGAGCGAACGCGACGACCCGAGTGGGGGGCCCGCGCGCTTCGACGCAGAGTACCGACCGGTTGCGCCCCCGACTCGCGCGAGGCCCGACTCCCTCACCCACTGGCTCACCGAACGCCGACGGATGCTCGTCCCCTACGGCGATCGAACGCTCGTCGCCGAGATTGCCCACGAACCCTGGTCGCTCGCCCCGGTGGAGATAACGATTCGAGAAAACGACCTGTTCGAGGCGGCGGACGTGCCGACGCCCGCCGGCGACCCGCTCGCTCACTACTGCGAGCGACTCGAGATAACGGGGTCTATTCCGCGGTTCCTCTGA